The Nostoc sp. 'Lobaria pulmonaria (5183) cyanobiont' genome window below encodes:
- a CDS encoding polyribonucleotide nucleotidyltransferase: protein MAEVDKSISFDGRDIRLKVGLLAPQAGGSVLIESGDTSVLVTATRSQAREGIDFLPLTVDYEERLYAAGRIPGGIMRREGRPPEKTILTSRLIDRPMRPLFPSWLRDDLQIIALTLSMDELVPPDVLAVTGASIATLIAQIPFNGPMAAVRVGLVGDDFIINPTYAETEAGDLDLVVAGSPHGVIMVEAGANQLPERDIIEAIDFGYEAVRDLIKAQQDLIAELGLVIVQEAPPEVDQTLENYIRDRANGQIKKILSQFSLTKPERDAALDVVKDEIAATITELSEEDPIRVAATANKKALGNTFKDITKYFMRRQIIEDNVRVDGRKLDQVRPVSCLVDVLPKRVHGSGLFNRELTQVLSTCTLGTPGDAQNLNDDMQLDQHKRYLHHYNFPPFSVGETKPMRAPGRREIGHGALAERSLIPVLPSKEQFPYVIRIVSEVLSSNGSTSMGSVCGSTLALMDAGVPILKPVSGAAMGLIKEGDEVRVLTDIQGIEDFLGDMDFKVAGTDTGITALQMDMKISGLSLDVISQAVHQAKAARLHILEKMLACIDTPRTETSPYAPRLLTIKIDSDMIGLVIGPGGKTIKGITEETGAKIDIEDDGTVTISAVDENKAKRARNIIQGMTRKLHEGDVYAGRITRIIPIGAFVEFLPGKEGMIHISQLADYRVGKVEDEVAVGDEVIIKVREIDNKGRINLTRLGIHPDQATAAREAAAVNR from the coding sequence ATGGCAGAAGTTGATAAGTCAATATCCTTCGATGGAAGGGATATTCGACTGAAAGTAGGCCTACTAGCTCCCCAGGCAGGTGGATCGGTTTTGATAGAATCAGGGGACACATCCGTTTTAGTGACGGCTACGCGATCGCAAGCCAGAGAAGGCATTGATTTTCTTCCCCTTACTGTAGATTATGAAGAAAGGCTATATGCCGCTGGTCGGATTCCCGGCGGGATCATGCGGCGAGAAGGTCGCCCACCAGAAAAAACAATTCTCACCAGCCGTCTTATAGACCGTCCCATGCGTCCCTTGTTCCCTTCATGGCTAAGGGATGACTTGCAAATTATTGCCTTAACGCTGTCGATGGATGAGTTAGTTCCACCGGATGTGTTAGCAGTTACAGGCGCTTCCATCGCTACCCTGATTGCCCAGATTCCTTTTAATGGGCCAATGGCAGCAGTGCGGGTTGGTTTAGTGGGAGATGATTTCATTATTAACCCCACTTATGCAGAAACTGAAGCTGGAGATTTGGATCTGGTAGTAGCAGGTTCACCACATGGCGTGATCATGGTGGAAGCGGGAGCCAATCAGTTGCCAGAGCGAGATATTATCGAGGCGATTGACTTTGGTTATGAAGCAGTGCGGGACTTAATCAAAGCCCAGCAAGATTTAATCGCAGAACTGGGTCTAGTAATAGTGCAAGAAGCACCACCAGAAGTAGACCAAACGTTAGAAAATTATATCCGCGATCGCGCCAACGGTCAGATTAAGAAAATCCTGTCTCAATTTAGTTTGACCAAACCCGAACGCGATGCAGCTTTAGATGTCGTCAAGGATGAAATTGCCGCGACGATTACTGAACTGTCAGAAGAAGATCCCATTCGAGTTGCCGCAACTGCAAATAAGAAGGCACTTGGTAACACTTTTAAAGATATTACCAAATACTTCATGCGGCGACAAATCATCGAAGATAACGTCCGCGTTGATGGTCGTAAACTCGATCAAGTGCGTCCGGTTTCTTGTTTAGTTGATGTTTTACCAAAGCGAGTCCACGGTAGCGGTTTATTTAACCGGGAACTAACTCAAGTATTATCCACTTGTACTCTGGGTACACCTGGGGATGCTCAAAACCTCAACGATGACATGCAGCTAGATCAGCACAAGCGTTATCTGCATCATTACAACTTCCCGCCGTTCTCAGTCGGAGAAACCAAGCCAATGCGGGCCCCAGGAAGGCGTGAAATTGGTCATGGGGCATTAGCAGAGCGATCGCTAATCCCTGTGCTACCGTCAAAAGAACAATTTCCCTACGTGATTCGCATCGTCTCGGAAGTACTTTCTTCCAACGGTTCCACCTCAATGGGTTCAGTCTGCGGTTCCACCCTCGCCCTGATGGATGCTGGTGTACCAATTCTCAAACCCGTCAGTGGCGCGGCAATGGGTCTGATTAAGGAAGGGGACGAAGTACGAGTCCTAACCGACATCCAAGGCATTGAAGACTTTTTGGGCGACATGGACTTCAAAGTTGCCGGGACGGATACCGGGATTACCGCCTTGCAAATGGATATGAAAATCTCCGGTTTGTCTTTGGACGTTATTTCCCAAGCCGTCCACCAAGCTAAAGCAGCCCGGTTGCACATTCTCGAGAAAATGCTCGCCTGCATTGACACACCACGGACTGAAACCTCACCTTATGCTCCACGTCTGTTAACAATCAAGATTGATTCAGACATGATTGGTTTGGTCATCGGGCCTGGAGGCAAGACTATTAAGGGGATCACAGAGGAAACTGGTGCAAAAATTGACATCGAAGATGATGGCACCGTGACAATTTCCGCTGTGGATGAGAACAAGGCCAAGAGAGCCAGAAATATCATCCAAGGCATGACCCGCAAGTTGCACGAAGGCGATGTCTATGCAGGACGCATTACTCGGATCATACCGATAGGTGCATTTGTGGAATTCTTGCCAGGAAAAGAAGGCATGATCCACATTTCTCAACTAGCTGACTACCGCGTTGGCAAAGTTGAGGATGAAGTAGCGGTGGGCGATGAAGTGATTATCAAAGTGCGCGAAATTGATAACAAAGGTCGCATTAATCTCACTCGCTTGGGTATTCACCCAGATCAAGCAACAGCAGCAAGAGAAGCCGCGGCGGTGAATCGGTAA
- a CDS encoding type II toxin-antitoxin system HicB family antitoxin — MKYTIVIQWSDEDECFVVSLPEWGFCHTHGDTYEEAFKNAQEVLEMLIESSLADGQPLPEPKTLEKSLK; from the coding sequence ATGAAATATACAATCGTTATTCAGTGGTCTGATGAAGACGAGTGTTTTGTTGTGAGTCTTCCTGAATGGGGATTTTGTCATACTCACGGAGATACTTACGAAGAAGCTTTCAAAAATGCTCAAGAAGTTTTAGAAATGCTGATTGAATCATCTTTAGCTGACGGTCAACCTCTACCTGAGCCAAAAACACTAGAGAAGTCGTTAAAATAA
- a CDS encoding type II toxin-antitoxin system RelE family toxin, producing the protein MYSIVLSAEAEEIYAFASQALAKKIARCFEQLEQNPRFHPNIKPLKGNFAGYYRYRIGEYRVIYRIDDETNQLIVPTIAHRRDVYE; encoded by the coding sequence ATGTATAGCATTGTTTTGTCTGCTGAAGCAGAGGAGATTTATGCTTTTGCAAGCCAAGCTTTAGCCAAAAAGATTGCTAGGTGCTTTGAGCAACTGGAACAAAATCCTCGTTTTCACCCTAATATTAAACCTCTCAAAGGTAATTTTGCAGGCTACTATCGCTATCGCATTGGTGAATATCGCGTTATTTACCGAATTGATGATGAAACCAATCAGCTTATTGTCCCCACTATTGCTCATCGCCGAGACGTGTATGAATAA
- a CDS encoding HEAT repeat domain-containing protein — MRPVLIELRTYMRRREDKECHNFLEFFHKCSGAISHLNQHQLHEQLKIGKALVMFDGLDEVFDPAQREDVITDIHRFTNEYRDVQVIVTSRVIGYKPQRLRDAEFHHFILQDLEAEQIQDFIYRWHELTFIDTADKVRKRERLQIGIDTSQSIAELAGNPLLLTMMAILNRNQELPRDRAELYNQASRVLLHQWDVERALQEDKRLDPKIIDYKDKQAMLRQVAYHMQTGDKGLAGNLISVGDLEKILTDYLKSLEISQAREVARVMINQLRTRNFILCFLGADYYAFVHRTFLEFFCASEFVRQFEKERSITIEYLKTEVFGKHWQDETWHEVLRLIARMIHAKFVGEILDYLMVQDGEEEKFINLFLAANYLAEVENRSVIASVANELLDKLKDLTKYDLWYYYEYYQYEETKLVQEVRTQAVATIAAIWKDNNNTLHWLKDRATADNDGNVRITAIQALANNFSDDPDIRSFLKDRGTTDNDGNVRITAIQTLASNFPDDPDIRSFLQDRTTADNQWNVQLVAIQTLTSNFPDNPDTLSFLKDLATADNHVNVQGEAIQVLASNFKDDPDIRSFLQDRATADNEWFVRYVAIQALASNFKDDPDIRSFLQDRATADNEGNMRGSTIEALASNFKDDPDIRSFLQDRATADNEGNARGAAIEALASNFKDDPDTGSFFKDRATADNEGNVRRAAIRALASNFKEDPDTRSFLKDRATADNEGNVRRAAIRALASNFKEDPDTRSFLKDRAIADNEGNVRRAAIEALASNFPDDPDTRSFLKDRATADNVGNVRSVAIEALASNFPDDPDTRSFLKDRATADNEGNVRGAAIQALAKHFRNQPELFEIYYNCAVNDPFKRKRDYETNPRRVALEIIIKQFPQHPQTLPLLRDKAANDLDEQVRDFAQQKLAELEK, encoded by the coding sequence ATGCGTCCTGTGCTGATTGAGTTACGCACTTATATGCGGCGGCGGGAGGATAAAGAGTGTCATAATTTTCTCGAATTTTTTCATAAATGTAGTGGTGCGATTTCTCACCTCAACCAACATCAACTGCACGAACAGCTAAAGATTGGTAAGGCTTTGGTGATGTTCGATGGTTTGGATGAGGTATTTGATCCTGCTCAACGAGAAGATGTAATTACTGATATTCATCGCTTCACTAATGAATATCGTGATGTGCAGGTGATTGTCACTTCTCGCGTGATTGGCTACAAACCGCAACGTTTGCGAGATGCTGAGTTTCACCACTTTATATTGCAAGATTTAGAAGCAGAACAAATTCAGGATTTTATTTACCGCTGGCATGAGTTAACTTTTATCGATACTGCGGATAAAGTTAGAAAACGGGAACGGCTGCAAATCGGGATTGACACTTCACAATCTATTGCAGAACTAGCAGGAAATCCTCTGTTGTTGACGATGATGGCGATTCTGAATCGGAATCAGGAATTGCCAAGAGATAGAGCCGAACTTTACAATCAAGCATCGCGGGTACTATTGCATCAATGGGATGTGGAACGTGCTTTGCAAGAAGATAAGAGATTAGATCCTAAAATTATTGATTATAAAGATAAGCAAGCAATGTTGCGTCAGGTTGCCTATCATATGCAAACTGGCGATAAAGGTTTGGCTGGCAATTTGATTAGTGTAGGTGATTTAGAGAAGATTTTGACTGACTATCTCAAAAGTCTAGAAATCAGTCAAGCTAGAGAAGTTGCGCGGGTGATGATTAATCAACTGCGGACTCGCAATTTTATTTTATGTTTCTTGGGTGCAGATTACTATGCCTTTGTGCATCGGACTTTTTTAGAATTTTTCTGTGCTTCGGAGTTTGTTCGGCAGTTCGAGAAGGAACGCAGTATTACAATTGAGTATCTCAAAACTGAAGTTTTTGGCAAACACTGGCAAGATGAAACTTGGCATGAGGTATTGCGGCTAATTGCGAGAATGATTCATGCGAAATTTGTTGGTGAAATTCTTGATTACTTAATGGTGCAAGATGGCGAAGAGGAAAAATTTATCAACTTGTTTTTAGCGGCTAACTATCTTGCAGAAGTGGAAAATCGTTCGGTAATTGCGTCAGTGGCTAATGAATTACTTGATAAGCTAAAAGATTTAACTAAATATGACCTCTGGTACTATTACGAATACTATCAATATGAGGAAACTAAGCTAGTTCAGGAAGTTCGCACTCAAGCAGTTGCAACAATCGCCGCAATTTGGAAAGATAACAACAATACTTTACACTGGCTCAAAGACCGCGCCACTGCTGATAATGATGGGAATGTGCGAATTACAGCCATCCAAGCATTAGCCAACAATTTTTCAGATGACCCAGACATCCGCTCGTTTCTGAAAGACCGCGGCACCACTGATAATGATGGGAATGTGCGAATTACAGCCATCCAGACATTAGCCAGCAATTTTCCAGATGACCCAGATATTCGCTCGTTTCTGCAAGACCGCACCACTGCTGATAATCAATGGAATGTGCAACTTGTTGCTATCCAAACATTAACCAGCAATTTTCCAGATAACCCGGATACCCTCTCGTTTCTCAAAGACCTCGCCACTGCTGATAATCATGTGAATGTACAAGGTGAAGCCATCCAAGTATTAGCTAGCAATTTCAAAGATGACCCAGACATCCGCTCGTTTCTGCAAGACCGCGCTACTGCTGATAATGAATGGTTTGTGCGATATGTAGCCATCCAAGCATTAGCCAGCAATTTCAAAGATGACCCAGACATCCGCTCGTTTCTGCAAGACCGCGCCACTGCTGATAATGAAGGGAATATGCGAGGTAGTACCATCGAAGCATTAGCTAGCAATTTCAAAGATGACCCAGACATCCGCTCGTTTCTGCAAGACCGCGCCACTGCTGATAATGAGGGGAATGCGCGAGGTGCAGCCATCGAAGCATTAGCCAGCAATTTTAAAGATGACCCGGACACGGGTTCGTTTTTCAAAGACCGCGCCACTGCTGATAATGAGGGGAATGTGCGGCGTGCAGCTATCCGAGCATTAGCCAGCAACTTTAAAGAAGACCCGGACACGCGCTCGTTTCTCAAAGACCGCGCTACTGCTGATAATGAGGGGAATGTGCGGCGTGCAGCTATCCGAGCATTAGCCAGCAACTTTAAAGAAGACCCGGACACGCGCTCGTTTCTCAAAGACCGCGCCATTGCTGATAATGAGGGGAATGTGCGACGTGCAGCCATCGAAGCATTAGCCAGCAATTTCCCAGATGACCCGGACACGCGCTCGTTTCTCAAAGACCGCGCCACTGCTGATAATGTAGGAAATGTGCGAAGTGTAGCCATCGAAGCATTAGCCAGCAATTTCCCAGATGACCCGGACACCCGCTCGTTTCTTAAAGACCGCGCCACTGCTGATAATGAGGGGAATGTGCGAGGTGCAGCCATCCAAGCATTAGCCAAACACTTTAGAAATCAGCCTGAGTTATTTGAAATTTACTACAACTGCGCTGTTAATGACCCCTTTAAGCGTAAGCGAGACTATGAAACCAATCCTCGACGGGTTGCACTAGAGATAATTATCAAGCAATTTCCTCAGCATCCCCAGACTTTACCACTGTTACGCGACAAAGCAGCGAATGACCTAGATGAGCAAGTGCGAGATTTTGCTCAACAGAAGTTGGCAGAATTAGAGAAGTAA
- a CDS encoding Uma2 family endonuclease, which yields MLIGSNFGLVATVNKKIVVKAPDWFYVPQVQSVATNVVRRSYTPNLEGAAVAVVMEFLSDTEGGELSVRSTPPYGKLYYYEKILQVPTYVTYDPYEPSIELRCLQNGQYTLQQADANGRYWIPELELFLGIWQGERLCQTMNWLRWWDKEENLLLWSSEQAQQERQRAQQESQRAQQERQRADILAAKLRELGIDPDATPIA from the coding sequence ATGCTGATTGGCTCTAATTTTGGACTTGTAGCCACAGTCAACAAAAAAATCGTTGTTAAAGCCCCTGATTGGTTTTACGTCCCTCAAGTGCAGTCTGTAGCCACAAATGTAGTTCGTCGCAGCTATACCCCAAATTTAGAAGGCGCTGCTGTGGCTGTAGTGATGGAATTTCTCTCAGACACAGAAGGTGGAGAACTATCAGTTCGTTCAACTCCACCCTACGGTAAACTCTATTATTACGAAAAGATTCTCCAAGTTCCAACCTACGTAACCTACGACCCTTACGAACCAAGCATAGAACTACGCTGCTTGCAAAATGGACAATATACTTTGCAGCAAGCAGACGCCAATGGACGCTACTGGATTCCTGAGTTAGAGTTATTTCTCGGAATTTGGCAAGGTGAAAGATTATGCCAAACCATGAATTGGCTGCGCTGGTGGGATAAAGAAGAAAATTTGCTGTTGTGGAGCAGCGAGCAAGCCCAACAAGAACGCCAACGCGCCCAACAAGAAAGCCAACGTGCCCAACAAGAACGGCAACGTGCTGATATATTAGCAGCTAAGTTACGTGAGCTAGGTATTGACCCTGATGCGACGCCGATAGCGTAG
- a CDS encoding HIT family protein has product MKQQKNEFSHLTAIERSYLSFPAQFLLNQNLLQGKILDFGCGFGNDVKILRQKGCDITAYDPYYFPEYPDNKFDTIICFYVLNVLFPEGQANVLMQISHLLKPGGKAYYAVRRDIKKEGLREHYVHKKPTYQCIVKLPFNSIYVDEYRELYEYIHYNHQRNSSNYCIFCNPRKNLNLLTESATAYAVFDAYPISKGHILVIPKRHVSSYLELPFKEQSACWFMVNKVQEILKVEFEPDGFNIGMNINRAAGQNIMHASIHIIPRYKGDTVSNKSGIRNVIPKKE; this is encoded by the coding sequence ATGAAACAGCAAAAAAATGAATTCAGCCATCTTACTGCGATCGAAAGAAGTTATCTATCATTTCCGGCACAGTTTTTATTAAATCAAAACCTTCTCCAAGGCAAAATACTAGACTTTGGTTGTGGCTTTGGTAATGATGTTAAAATATTGCGCCAAAAAGGTTGTGATATTACAGCCTATGACCCTTATTATTTTCCAGAATATCCTGATAATAAATTTGATACAATAATTTGCTTTTATGTTTTAAATGTTTTATTTCCTGAAGGACAAGCTAATGTTCTCATGCAAATATCCCACTTATTAAAACCAGGAGGCAAAGCTTATTATGCTGTGAGAAGGGATATCAAAAAAGAAGGTTTGAGAGAGCATTATGTCCATAAAAAGCCAACATATCAATGTATTGTCAAACTTCCCTTTAATTCAATTTATGTAGATGAATATCGGGAATTATATGAATATATTCACTACAATCATCAGCGCAATTCATCTAATTATTGTATATTTTGTAATCCTCGGAAAAATCTAAATTTATTAACTGAATCAGCAACTGCTTATGCTGTTTTTGATGCCTATCCCATAAGCAAAGGACATATTTTGGTGATTCCCAAACGTCATGTTAGCAGTTATTTGGAACTACCATTTAAAGAGCAATCTGCTTGCTGGTTTATGGTGAATAAAGTACAAGAAATTCTCAAAGTAGAATTTGAACCTGATGGCTTTAATATAGGAATGAATATCAATCGAGCCGCAGGTCAAAATATTATGCACGCTAGTATTCATATTATCCCTCGTTACAAAGGTGATACTGTCTCTAATAAAAGTGGAATCAGAAACGTTATTCCTAAAAAGGAATAG
- a CDS encoding Uma2 family endonuclease yields MLEYNLPRYLPSAEELPDSDETPVDNELQELIPGLLKAILLILWSERMDWLFAIDMGIYYHPDKPPIVPDGFLSLGVERFYDEELRPSYVLWDENVVPIFVLEVVSQNYRKEYTTKLDEYEALGVLYYVIYSSRRRRKPHLEVHKLVNGKYELQEGNPVWLPEIGLGIGCERGNYCGVTREWMYWYDEQGQRYLTPAEQVKQETLRAQQEALRAQQEALRAQQEALRAQQESQRAQQEALRAQQESQRADVAEQRVQQLAKQLRALGIDPDI; encoded by the coding sequence ATGTTAGAGTACAACTTGCCAAGGTACTTGCCCTCAGCCGAGGAACTACCCGACTCTGATGAAACGCCTGTGGATAATGAACTGCAAGAATTGATACCAGGCTTGTTAAAGGCGATCCTGCTGATACTCTGGTCAGAACGTATGGACTGGTTGTTTGCGATAGATATGGGTATTTATTATCACCCTGATAAACCGCCAATTGTGCCAGATGGATTTTTGAGCTTAGGGGTAGAGCGATTTTATGATGAGGAACTGCGTCCTAGTTATGTGCTGTGGGATGAAAATGTTGTACCGATTTTCGTCCTAGAAGTAGTTTCCCAAAATTATCGTAAGGAATACACTACTAAATTGGATGAATATGAGGCTTTAGGTGTACTTTATTACGTGATTTATTCCTCTCGTCGCCGACGCAAACCGCATCTGGAAGTACATAAGTTAGTTAATGGTAAGTATGAATTGCAAGAGGGAAACCCCGTTTGGCTACCAGAAATTGGACTGGGAATTGGTTGTGAAAGGGGAAATTATTGTGGTGTAACGCGGGAATGGATGTATTGGTATGATGAGCAAGGACAACGGTATCTCACGCCCGCAGAACAAGTAAAACAAGAGACACTACGCGCTCAACAAGAAGCACTACGCGCTCAACAAGAAGCACTACGCGCTCAACAAGAAGCACTACGCGCTCAACAAGAATCACAACGCGCTCAACAAGAAGCACTACGCGCTCAACAAGAATCACAACGCGCTGATGTTGCAGAACAACGGGTTCAACAGTTGGCAAAACAATTAAGAGCGCTCGGAATAGATCCAGATATCTGA
- the serA gene encoding phosphoglycerate dehydrogenase, translating to MSKVLVSDSIDQAGIDILSQVATVDVKIGLKPAELLQIIGEYDALMIRSSTRVTQEIIEAGTQLKIIGRAGVGVDNVDVPAATRRGIVVVNSPEGNTIAAAEHALAMILALSRHIPDANASVKRGAWDRNSFVGAEVYKKTLGVVGLGKIGSHVAAVAKTMGMKLLAYDPFISTDRAEQLGCQLVELDLLFQQADYITLHIPKTPETTHLINATTLAKMKPTARIINCARGGIIDEVALAAALKAGKIGGAALDVFESEPLGESELRSLGKEIILTPHLGASTAEAQVNVAIDVAEQIRDVLLGLPARSAVNIPGLGPDVLEELKPYMQLAETLGNLVGQLAGGRVEVLNIRLQGELATNKSQPLIVAALKGLLYQALRERVNYVNASIEAKERGIRVIETRDASIRDYAGTLHLEATGTLGTHSVTGALLGEREIHLTDVDGFPINVPPTKYMLFTLHRDMPGIIGKLGSLLGSFNVNIASMQVGRKIVRGDAVMALSIDDPLPEGILDEIIKVPGIRDAYTVTL from the coding sequence ATGTCTAAGGTTCTTGTCTCAGATTCTATTGACCAAGCTGGAATTGACATTCTTTCGCAAGTTGCTACCGTTGATGTCAAAATAGGTCTAAAACCAGCCGAACTGCTCCAAATTATTGGTGAGTATGACGCGCTGATGATTCGCTCTAGTACACGCGTCACCCAAGAAATCATTGAAGCCGGCACCCAGCTAAAAATCATCGGTCGTGCTGGTGTGGGTGTGGATAATGTGGATGTTCCCGCTGCCACACGCCGAGGAATTGTGGTAGTCAATTCTCCAGAGGGAAATACAATTGCCGCTGCCGAACACGCGCTAGCGATGATTTTGGCTTTGTCTCGCCACATCCCCGATGCTAACGCTTCGGTGAAACGCGGTGCGTGGGATCGCAATAGCTTTGTCGGCGCGGAAGTCTACAAAAAAACTCTCGGCGTTGTCGGTTTGGGTAAAATTGGCTCCCATGTTGCCGCTGTAGCTAAGACAATGGGGATGAAACTCTTAGCTTATGACCCTTTTATTTCTACAGACCGAGCCGAACAACTTGGCTGTCAGTTAGTTGAACTAGATTTACTCTTCCAGCAAGCAGACTATATTACGCTGCACATCCCTAAAACCCCAGAAACCACCCACTTAATTAATGCCACAACCCTGGCAAAAATGAAACCCACAGCCCGGATTATCAACTGCGCTCGTGGTGGGATCATTGATGAAGTAGCTTTAGCAGCAGCTTTGAAAGCAGGTAAAATCGGGGGTGCAGCCTTGGATGTGTTCGAGTCAGAACCTCTGGGTGAATCTGAGTTGCGATCGCTAGGTAAAGAAATCATTCTCACTCCCCACTTGGGAGCCTCTACCGCAGAAGCTCAAGTGAATGTGGCCATTGATGTTGCCGAACAAATTCGCGATGTACTTTTAGGACTACCAGCGCGTTCAGCCGTAAACATTCCCGGACTCGGCCCCGATGTGTTGGAAGAACTCAAACCCTATATGCAACTAGCAGAAACTCTAGGCAATCTGGTGGGACAGCTAGCTGGTGGACGGGTAGAAGTACTCAATATTCGACTGCAAGGAGAACTCGCGACTAATAAAAGTCAGCCTTTGATCGTCGCTGCCCTCAAAGGACTACTTTACCAAGCTTTGCGGGAACGGGTAAATTACGTAAATGCCAGCATAGAAGCTAAAGAACGCGGAATTCGGGTGATTGAAACCCGCGATGCTTCCATTCGAGATTATGCCGGCACACTGCATCTAGAAGCCACGGGTACTTTAGGTACTCATTCTGTTACAGGTGCTTTGTTGGGTGAGCGGGAAATCCACCTCACCGACGTTGATGGTTTCCCAATTAACGTCCCACCCACTAAATATATGTTGTTTACCCTGCACCGCGATATGCCAGGGATTATCGGCAAACTTGGTTCCCTACTCGGCAGTTTTAATGTGAATATTGCCAGTATGCAAGTAGGTCGTAAAATCGTCCGTGGTGATGCCGTCATGGCTCTGAGTATAGATGACCCTTTACCAGAGGGCATTTTGGATGAGATTATAAAAGTCCCTGGTATTCGAGACGCGTATACAGTAACTCTTTAA
- the prmA gene encoding 50S ribosomal protein L11 methyltransferase — translation MANTWWELNILCEPDLEDTIFWRLEDFGCRGTASENKGNSSLVRAYLPTIQTQLLDLAALSLWLRQDALCVGVSSPSVQWQLIDEEDWATSWKQYWHPQEIGDRFLINPAWLPLPETTERLVIRLDPGVAFGTGNHATTQLCLESLEMRLSGVSQSFVGNSGKHEHLVIADIGCGSGILSIGALLLGAEKVYAVDTDPLAVQSTISNGALNDISPERLLPAQGSVDVLTKLIESPVDGIVCNILAHVIIELIPEMSAIAKPETWAIFSGILLEQSKAVADALEENGWVVATLWKRKEWCCLNVRRS, via the coding sequence ATGGCAAACACCTGGTGGGAACTAAATATTTTATGTGAACCAGACCTAGAAGATACGATCTTTTGGCGACTGGAAGATTTTGGCTGTCGTGGTACAGCTAGTGAAAATAAAGGAAATTCATCTTTAGTCAGGGCTTATCTGCCGACAATTCAAACACAGCTACTAGATTTGGCAGCGCTGTCGCTGTGGCTACGTCAAGATGCTCTCTGTGTAGGAGTTTCATCTCCCTCAGTACAATGGCAATTGATTGATGAGGAAGATTGGGCGACTAGCTGGAAACAATATTGGCATCCACAAGAAATAGGCGATCGCTTCCTAATCAATCCAGCTTGGCTACCATTACCAGAAACAACGGAACGGTTAGTGATTCGTCTCGATCCTGGTGTAGCATTTGGTACTGGCAACCATGCCACTACTCAGCTATGTTTGGAATCCCTGGAAATGCGGCTAAGTGGAGTTTCTCAGTCCTTTGTGGGTAATAGTGGCAAACATGAGCATTTGGTAATTGCGGATATTGGCTGTGGTTCTGGTATCCTTTCCATTGGGGCACTACTATTGGGAGCCGAGAAAGTTTATGCAGTGGATACTGACCCTTTGGCAGTGCAATCAACTATCAGTAATGGTGCGCTGAATGATATTAGCCCAGAACGTTTACTACCTGCACAGGGAAGTGTAGACGTTTTGACAAAACTAATTGAAAGCCCAGTGGATGGTATCGTCTGCAATATTTTGGCTCATGTGATTATTGAATTGATTCCAGAAATGAGTGCGATCGCTAAACCTGAAACTTGGGCGATCTTCAGTGGTATTTTACTAGAACAATCTAAAGCTGTTGCTGACGCTTTAGAAGAAAATGGTTGGGTGGTTGCTACCCTGTGGAAACGAAAAGAATGGTGTTGCTTGAATGTACGGCGTTCTTAA